The proteins below come from a single Salinilacihabitans rarus genomic window:
- a CDS encoding XapX domain-containing protein: MNTQLTVLALATGLLTGALFRFLNVPIPAPPELPGVMGIVGIYVGYKLIDHFDVGVDVLEALGS; encoded by the coding sequence ATGAATACCCAGCTCACCGTCCTCGCGCTCGCGACCGGGCTGCTCACCGGGGCCCTCTTCAGGTTCCTCAACGTCCCGATCCCGGCTCCGCCGGAGCTTCCGGGCGTGATGGGGATCGTCGGCATCTACGTCGGCTACAAGCTGATCGACCACTTCGACGTCGGCGTCGACGTCCTCGAAGCCCTCGGGAGCTGA
- a CDS encoding FAD-binding protein, with protein MYEHDVIVVGGGGAGLRAAIGAHEAGADTAIVTKLHPVRSHTGAAEGGINAALREGDDWELHAYDTMKGSDYLGDAPAIETLAQDAPEDVITLEHWGMPFSREDDGRVSQRPFGGLSFPRTTYAGAETGHHLLHTMYEQAVKRGIQVYDEWFVMNLAVTDEPDPNDRSCHGVVGYDVQTGKIEGFKARDGVVLATGPLGQAFDHTTNAVSCTGDGQAMAYRAGVPLEDMEFIQFHPTSLPSTGVLISEGVRGEGGILYNNEGERFMFEYGYANNDGELASRDVVSRAELTEVNEGRGVNDEYVHLDMRHLGEERIMDRLENILHLAEDFEGVDGLVEPMPVKPGQHYAMGGIETDENGQTNIDGLYAAGECACVSVHGGNRLGGNALPELIVFGKRAGRHAAGEDLGEARIETGYSPDVEEETDVDFPVEPGEAGIEPAVGEPVADGAGQVTDADAVLERAVEAERERVDYLMDKDDGVQHAEIRSKLQKAMTRDVNVFRTEEGIKRALKVIRECREEYQDVYVDDPSRTFNTDLQMTVETRNLIDVAETIALGALVREEFRGAHWRKEHQERKDDEWLKHTMISWNGGKPSVWYRPVILEGEGETYEPKVRSY; from the coding sequence ATGTACGAACACGACGTCATCGTGGTCGGCGGCGGCGGCGCCGGCCTCCGGGCTGCGATCGGAGCGCACGAAGCGGGAGCTGACACGGCGATCGTCACCAAACTCCACCCCGTGCGGAGCCACACGGGCGCGGCGGAGGGCGGCATCAACGCCGCGCTGCGCGAGGGCGACGACTGGGAACTGCACGCCTACGACACCATGAAGGGGTCGGACTACCTCGGCGACGCCCCCGCGATCGAGACCCTCGCGCAGGACGCCCCCGAGGACGTGATCACCCTCGAACACTGGGGGATGCCGTTCTCCCGCGAGGACGACGGCCGCGTCTCCCAGCGGCCGTTCGGCGGCCTCTCGTTCCCGCGGACGACCTACGCGGGCGCGGAGACCGGTCACCACCTGCTGCACACGATGTACGAGCAGGCCGTCAAGCGCGGCATCCAGGTGTACGACGAGTGGTTCGTGATGAACCTCGCCGTCACCGACGAGCCGGATCCGAACGACCGGAGCTGTCACGGCGTCGTCGGCTACGACGTCCAGACCGGCAAGATCGAGGGGTTCAAGGCCCGTGACGGCGTCGTTCTGGCGACCGGCCCCCTCGGGCAGGCGTTCGACCACACCACCAACGCCGTCTCCTGTACCGGCGACGGCCAGGCGATGGCCTACCGCGCCGGCGTCCCGCTCGAGGACATGGAGTTCATCCAGTTCCACCCGACGTCGCTGCCGTCGACGGGCGTGCTCATCTCCGAGGGCGTCCGCGGCGAGGGCGGCATCCTCTACAACAACGAGGGCGAGCGGTTCATGTTCGAGTACGGCTACGCGAACAACGACGGCGAACTCGCCTCCCGCGACGTCGTCTCCCGGGCCGAGTTGACGGAGGTCAACGAGGGCCGCGGCGTCAACGACGAGTACGTCCACCTCGACATGCGCCACCTCGGCGAGGAGCGCATCATGGACCGCCTCGAAAACATCCTCCACCTCGCGGAGGACTTCGAGGGCGTCGACGGCCTCGTCGAGCCGATGCCGGTCAAGCCCGGCCAGCACTACGCGATGGGCGGCATCGAGACCGACGAGAACGGCCAGACCAACATCGACGGCCTCTACGCGGCCGGCGAGTGCGCCTGCGTCTCCGTCCACGGCGGCAACCGACTCGGCGGGAACGCCCTGCCCGAACTGATCGTCTTCGGCAAGCGCGCCGGCCGCCACGCCGCCGGCGAGGACCTCGGCGAGGCCAGGATCGAGACGGGCTACAGTCCCGACGTCGAAGAGGAGACGGACGTCGACTTCCCGGTCGAACCGGGCGAGGCCGGCATCGAACCCGCGGTCGGCGAACCCGTCGCCGACGGCGCCGGGCAGGTCACCGACGCCGACGCCGTCTTGGAGCGCGCCGTCGAGGCCGAACGCGAGCGCGTCGACTACCTGATGGACAAAGACGACGGCGTCCAGCACGCCGAGATCCGCTCGAAGCTCCAGAAGGCGATGACCCGCGACGTCAACGTCTTCCGCACCGAGGAGGGCATCAAGCGCGCGCTGAAGGTCATCCGCGAGTGCCGCGAGGAGTACCAGGACGTCTACGTCGACGACCCCTCGCGGACGTTCAACACCGACCTGCAGATGACCGTCGAGACGCGCAACCTGATCGACGTCGCCGAGACGATCGCGCTCGGCGCGCTCGTCCGCGAGGAGTTCCGCGGCGCCCACTGGCGCAAGGAACACCAGGAGCGCAAGGACGACGAGTGGCTCAAACACACCATGATCTCCTGGAACGGCGGCAAGCCCTCGGTCTGGTACCGGCCCGTGATCCTCGAGGGCGAGGGCGAGACGTACGAGCCGAAGGTCCGCAGTTACTGA
- a CDS encoding helix-turn-helix domain-containing protein — protein sequence MSATATDHIDVSMPEDIRSARAKLVYFCLAVRGTATADELCDTLDVDKSSVLSITGTLRERGHVRRANGRYELD from the coding sequence ATGAGCGCGACAGCGACGGACCACATCGACGTGTCGATGCCGGAAGACATCCGATCCGCGCGAGCGAAACTCGTGTACTTCTGCCTCGCCGTCCGGGGGACCGCCACGGCGGACGAACTCTGTGACACGCTCGACGTCGACAAGAGTTCGGTCCTCTCGATCACCGGCACCCTCCGCGAGCGCGGCCACGTCCGGCGGGCGAACGGCCGGTACGAACTCGACTGA
- a CDS encoding class I SAM-dependent methyltransferase translates to MPDADETENWWDEAYAAGDTPWDVGEPQSAVVDLVESGALAGCVLDVGCGTGTHARYLAARGRRVTGLDVSAVAIERARAATDDDLPVAYRVGDALALDPALGPFDAALDCGTFHAFEADARARYADRLRAVLEPGGRAAVLAFGADAPAAYPPERIGPDDVAAAFDDGWRVLTTTDAPFETTNGPMPGILATVERVA, encoded by the coding sequence GTGCCCGACGCCGACGAGACGGAAAACTGGTGGGACGAGGCGTACGCGGCCGGCGACACCCCGTGGGACGTCGGCGAGCCCCAGTCGGCGGTCGTCGACCTCGTCGAGAGCGGTGCCCTCGCCGGCTGCGTCCTCGACGTCGGCTGCGGGACCGGCACCCACGCGCGGTACCTCGCCGCTCGCGGGCGCCGGGTGACGGGGCTCGACGTCTCCGCAGTCGCGATCGAGCGGGCGCGGGCGGCGACCGACGACGACCTGCCGGTCGCCTACCGCGTCGGCGACGCGCTCGCCCTCGACCCGGCTCTGGGCCCGTTCGACGCCGCGCTCGACTGCGGGACGTTCCACGCGTTCGAGGCCGACGCGCGGGCGCGGTACGCGGACCGTCTGCGCGCGGTCCTCGAACCCGGCGGCCGCGCGGCCGTCCTCGCGTTCGGCGCGGACGCGCCGGCGGCGTACCCCCCGGAACGGATCGGTCCCGACGACGTCGCGGCCGCGTTCGACGACGGGTGGCGGGTGCTGACGACGACGGACGCGCCGTTCGAGACGACGAACGGTCCGATGCCGGGGATACTGGCGACGGTAGAACGGGTGGCGTGA